A genomic segment from Flavobacterium litorale encodes:
- a CDS encoding C40 family peptidase yields MKILLSISFLALLLVSWKSSAQITTSKQEAIDKGLYSYTEHDNGALTEVLDELSGDLTDTPTEGTSGNTATVKQYIGLITDPEPDPDFIPAPDESYLIKQLVYSALEFEGAKYRRGGTTQNGVDCSGMIYTTFNTFNIVLPRTSREMARMGEKVKLKKVKKGDLLFFDNRTSRKNINHVGLVIEVTPDGEIKFLHATLHLGVTVSSMNEAYYKRNFVQANRIIAD; encoded by the coding sequence TTGAAAATACTCTTATCGATATCGTTTTTAGCTTTGCTATTGGTTTCTTGGAAATCATCAGCACAAATAACTACATCCAAACAGGAAGCTATAGATAAGGGGCTGTACTCGTATACTGAACACGATAACGGCGCTCTAACCGAAGTATTGGATGAATTATCTGGTGACTTAACCGATACTCCAACAGAAGGAACATCTGGAAACACAGCTACTGTAAAGCAATATATAGGTTTAATAACAGATCCTGAACCCGACCCCGATTTTATACCCGCTCCCGATGAAAGCTATCTCATTAAGCAGTTAGTGTACAGTGCTCTGGAATTTGAGGGGGCTAAATACCGAAGAGGTGGCACTACACAAAACGGTGTAGATTGTAGTGGTATGATATATACCACTTTTAACACCTTTAATATTGTATTACCACGAACCTCTCGTGAAATGGCTAGAATGGGGGAAAAAGTAAAACTCAAAAAAGTAAAAAAGGGCGATCTTTTGTTTTTTGATAACAGAACAAGCAGAAAAAACATAAACCATGTAGGGCTTGTAATAGAGGTAACACCAGATGGCGAAATTAAATTTTTACATGCTACATTACACCTAGGGGTAACCGTATCATCTATGAACGAAGCCTATTACAAAAGAAACTTTGTACAGGCGAACCGAATTATAGCAGATTAA
- a CDS encoding carboxy terminal-processing peptidase, which yields MNAILSYMKRNYKVLIIVTVLAVALWSFIPKQEKAYDPEKDRILIELITFVVEKGHYSPEEIDDEFSKGVYKNYLESIDPSKRFFIQSDIEEFSKYETRLDDMIKSKDLTFFDLTHNRLKARMSEAKGFYEEILEKPFDFTADEQFSVDYDKQPYPANDNALRKRWEKQLKLSVLSSVVDKQKLQENPPADKGDKKADTKKPDDVKKTFAELEKEARESNLKSLNDYFDFIEDLKREEWFTMYLNAIAERFDPHTFYLAPNDKEKFDTSMRGSLEGIGARLLKKSDYIEISELIPGGPAWRGKELEPGDLIMKVAQGDEDPIDIAGMRIDDVVKKIKGPKGTEVRLTVKKVDGTIDVISIIREVVEIEETYAKSSIVKKDGKLYGIINLPKFYIDFENKDNRDAAKDVAVEVARLKEEGVEGIIMDLRNNGGGSLRTVVDITGLFIEKGPVVQVRSRSNDGSPNGRVEVLRDNDATVQWDGPLVVLVNNFSASASEIFAAAIQDYNRGIIMGSRHTYGKGTVQNIIDLNQFVRSSSMGDLGALKTTTQKFYRINGGSTQREGVYSDIVMPDRFSYIDMGERDMDYAMPWDKIAKADYRTANNNFSTIVSESKKRMASNPQFQLVDENAKWINEQKDDNTYSLEIDKFKAELTKNEAITKKFKALNDYKNNLKFEALKHDKKIFEKDPSFAEKKERWYESLSKDIYVEEAINVLDDMQVESPRKSEGIAKTTKTIKTR from the coding sequence ATGAACGCTATTTTGAGCTATATGAAAAGAAATTATAAAGTATTGATTATTGTTACCGTACTTGCGGTAGCACTTTGGAGTTTTATACCCAAACAAGAAAAGGCATACGACCCAGAAAAGGATAGGATATTAATTGAGTTAATAACCTTTGTGGTAGAGAAAGGGCACTATAGTCCTGAAGAGATTGATGACGAATTCTCTAAAGGAGTATACAAAAACTACCTTGAGAGTATCGACCCATCAAAACGTTTCTTTATCCAGTCGGATATTGAGGAGTTTTCAAAATACGAAACACGCCTTGACGATATGATAAAAAGTAAAGACCTTACTTTTTTTGACCTTACCCATAATAGGCTTAAAGCCAGAATGAGCGAGGCAAAAGGGTTTTATGAAGAAATACTTGAAAAACCGTTTGATTTTACTGCCGATGAGCAGTTTAGTGTTGATTATGACAAACAACCTTATCCTGCAAACGATAATGCACTAAGAAAACGTTGGGAAAAGCAATTAAAACTATCAGTACTATCCTCTGTGGTAGACAAGCAAAAGCTACAAGAAAATCCGCCAGCAGATAAAGGTGATAAGAAAGCGGATACTAAAAAACCAGACGATGTTAAAAAAACATTTGCTGAGCTAGAAAAAGAAGCTAGAGAATCAAATCTTAAATCGTTAAATGATTACTTTGATTTTATTGAAGATTTAAAACGCGAAGAGTGGTTTACTATGTACCTTAACGCTATTGCAGAGCGTTTTGATCCGCATACGTTTTACCTTGCACCTAATGATAAGGAAAAGTTTGATACCAGTATGCGAGGCTCTTTGGAAGGTATTGGTGCTCGATTACTAAAGAAAAGCGACTACATAGAAATATCAGAATTAATACCTGGAGGTCCTGCTTGGAGAGGCAAAGAACTTGAGCCTGGCGATTTGATTATGAAGGTAGCACAAGGCGATGAAGACCCTATTGATATTGCAGGGATGCGTATTGACGATGTGGTGAAAAAAATAAAAGGACCTAAAGGTACAGAAGTACGCCTTACCGTTAAAAAAGTAGACGGAACGATAGATGTAATTTCGATAATACGCGAAGTAGTAGAGATAGAGGAAACCTATGCAAAATCGAGCATAGTTAAAAAAGATGGTAAACTATACGGTATAATCAACTTACCTAAATTCTATATTGATTTTGAAAATAAAGACAACCGTGATGCTGCCAAAGACGTTGCTGTTGAGGTGGCGCGACTGAAAGAAGAGGGTGTAGAAGGTATAATAATGGATTTAAGAAACAACGGAGGAGGTTCGTTACGAACAGTTGTGGATATTACAGGTTTATTCATAGAAAAAGGACCCGTAGTGCAAGTGCGTTCTCGCTCCAACGACGGCTCACCAAATGGCAGGGTTGAGGTATTAAGAGATAACGATGCAACAGTACAATGGGATGGACCGTTAGTAGTACTCGTAAACAACTTCTCGGCATCAGCCTCAGAAATATTTGCTGCTGCCATACAAGATTATAACAGGGGTATTATAATGGGAAGCCGCCATACGTACGGTAAAGGTACAGTACAAAATATTATTGACCTTAACCAGTTTGTACGAAGCAGCTCTATGGGCGACCTTGGCGCGCTTAAAACAACAACACAGAAATTTTACCGAATAAACGGAGGCTCTACACAGCGTGAGGGTGTGTATAGTGATATTGTAATGCCAGACCGTTTCTCGTATATTGATATGGGAGAGCGTGATATGGACTATGCAATGCCTTGGGATAAAATTGCTAAAGCAGATTACCGTACAGCAAACAATAATTTCTCAACTATAGTGTCCGAAAGTAAAAAACGAATGGCATCCAATCCGCAATTCCAGTTAGTAGATGAGAATGCAAAATGGATTAACGAGCAAAAAGATGATAATACCTATAGCCTAGAAATTGATAAATTTAAAGCAGAGCTAACTAAAAATGAGGCTATAACTAAAAAATTTAAGGCACTTAACGATTATAAAAATAACCTGAAGTTTGAGGCTTTAAAGCATGATAAAAAAATCTTTGAGAAAGACCCATCATTCGCAGAGAAAAAAGAGCGTTGGTACGAAAGTCTTTCTAAAGACATATATGTAGAAGAAGCAATTAATGTTCTTGATGATATGCAAGTAGAATCACCGCGTAAAAGCGAGGGCATTGCTAAAACAACAAAAACGATTAAAACCAGATAA
- a CDS encoding ABC transporter permease, protein MDKSNQSLTGLALQKFKKNFWGVLSFWFILILIFVALFAYVLAPDNTKNANWGDLAIGSKSPGFTVKMLTLPHNKQQYTTTFASYFTGKTNVVPKVPILDYSIVNDSITYTTYAEDATMATTKRIALASYGNNVTVTTIEQDYIRNQKFILGTDSQGRDLLSRLIVGSRVSIAIGFVAVFISLVVGIFFGAIAGYFGGKVDAFVMWLVNIIWSIPTLLLVIAITLALGKGFWQVFIAVGLTMWVEVARVVRGQVMSLKQMQFVTAARALGYRDGRIIFKHILPNSMAPVIVISAANFASAILVESGLSFLGLGAQPPVPSWGGMIKDHYNYIILGKPYLALAPGIAMLLLVLAFMMMGNALRDSLDVKTE, encoded by the coding sequence ATGGATAAATCCAATCAATCGCTTACAGGCTTAGCGCTCCAAAAATTCAAAAAGAATTTTTGGGGCGTTTTAAGTTTTTGGTTTATCCTTATTCTCATTTTTGTAGCTCTGTTTGCTTACGTGCTAGCACCCGATAACACGAAAAACGCTAATTGGGGCGACCTTGCCATTGGCTCCAAATCGCCAGGTTTTACCGTTAAAATGCTTACACTACCACACAACAAACAACAATACACTACCACTTTTGCATCGTACTTTACAGGAAAAACTAACGTAGTACCCAAAGTGCCTATTTTAGATTATAGTATAGTAAACGATAGTATTACATACACCACTTATGCTGAAGATGCCACTATGGCGACTACAAAACGTATAGCACTTGCTAGTTATGGTAATAACGTTACTGTAACTACTATTGAACAAGATTACATCCGAAACCAAAAATTTATACTAGGTACTGATAGCCAAGGGCGCGATTTATTGAGCAGGCTTATTGTAGGCTCACGAGTATCTATAGCCATTGGTTTTGTAGCCGTATTTATATCACTTGTAGTGGGTATATTCTTCGGTGCAATAGCAGGATATTTTGGTGGTAAAGTAGATGCCTTTGTAATGTGGCTTGTAAACATAATATGGTCCATACCTACATTATTGCTTGTTATAGCCATTACATTAGCCTTGGGTAAAGGCTTTTGGCAGGTATTTATTGCCGTAGGGCTAACCATGTGGGTAGAGGTAGCCCGTGTAGTACGCGGGCAGGTAATGAGTTTAAAACAAATGCAATTTGTTACGGCAGCACGTGCCTTAGGGTATCGTGATGGCAGAATCATCTTTAAACACATATTGCCTAATAGTATGGCACCTGTAATTGTTATATCGGCAGCCAATTTTGCTTCTGCAATATTGGTAGAAAGCGGTCTTAGCTTTTTAGGCTTGGGTGCGCAACCTCCTGTGCCCAGTTGGGGCGGTATGATTAAAGACCATTACAATTATATTATTTTAGGGAAACCTTACTTAGCACTTGCGCCTGGTATTGCCATGTTGTTATTGGTACTTGCTTTTATGATGATGGGCAATGCGCTACGCGATTCACTCGATGTAAAAACAGAGTAG
- the lpxB gene encoding lipid-A-disaccharide synthase, protein MKYYIIAGEASGDLHGANLMKELYKQDNQAEIRFWGGDLMEQVGGTLVKHYRDLAFMGFVEVLQNLKTILNNITFCKEDITAFNPDVIVFIDYPGFNMRIAKWARKQGLKTHYYISPQIWAWKENRIKAIKRDVDKMYIILPFEKDFYEKKHQFPVEFVGHPLIDAIQNRPTTDNEAFRKEHNLDDRPVIALLPGSRKQEISVMLSVMLSVVDDFPNYQFVIAGAPSQEYNFYEQFLNKRSIHFVSNKTYDLLSIAHAALVTSGTATLETALFKVPEVVCYKGNWISYQIAKRIITLKYISLVNLIMDKEVVKELIQGDFNKKNIKAELQKILDTPHREKLLADYNALEQKLGGAGASANTAKLIIEHVK, encoded by the coding sequence ATGAAATATTACATAATTGCGGGCGAAGCATCGGGCGACTTACATGGTGCTAACCTCATGAAAGAGTTATACAAACAGGATAACCAAGCGGAAATACGCTTTTGGGGTGGCGACCTTATGGAACAAGTAGGAGGAACACTGGTAAAACATTATCGTGATTTGGCTTTTATGGGGTTTGTGGAGGTACTACAAAACTTAAAAACAATACTAAACAACATTACATTTTGTAAAGAAGATATTACTGCTTTTAACCCCGATGTAATTGTATTTATAGACTATCCTGGCTTTAACATGCGCATTGCCAAATGGGCACGTAAACAAGGGCTAAAAACGCATTATTACATTTCGCCACAAATATGGGCTTGGAAAGAAAACCGCATTAAAGCCATTAAGCGCGATGTAGACAAAATGTATATTATATTGCCTTTTGAGAAGGATTTTTACGAAAAAAAGCATCAATTTCCTGTAGAGTTTGTGGGGCATCCGCTTATTGATGCAATACAAAACAGACCTACAACGGATAATGAAGCATTCCGAAAAGAACACAATTTAGACGACCGCCCTGTTATAGCATTGCTACCAGGCAGCCGTAAGCAGGAAATATCCGTAATGTTGTCGGTAATGCTATCGGTAGTAGACGATTTCCCAAACTATCAATTTGTAATTGCAGGCGCACCAAGCCAAGAGTATAACTTTTATGAACAATTTTTAAACAAAAGAAGCATCCACTTTGTAAGCAATAAAACGTACGATTTATTGAGCATTGCACATGCTGCCTTAGTAACATCGGGTACAGCAACACTTGAAACTGCTTTATTTAAAGTACCCGAAGTGGTGTGCTACAAGGGCAACTGGATATCGTACCAAATTGCAAAGCGTATTATTACCTTAAAATATATTTCCTTAGTGAATTTGATTATGGATAAGGAAGTTGTTAAAGAGCTGATACAAGGCGACTTTAATAAAAAGAACATAAAAGCAGAGCTTCAAAAAATACTCGATACTCCGCATCGTGAAAAACTATTGGCGGATTATAATGCTTTAGAACAAAAATTAGGTGGTGCAGGTGCTAGTGCTAATACAGCAAAACTAATAATTGAGCACGTTAAATAA
- a CDS encoding lipocalin family protein — protein MKKLMILAAAALLTVSCSDDDGDSTGNVSVNGTWNLTAFTTNEAADINNDGTASTNFIAESGCYGNSSIVFANENSAIFNLEELDIELDLVIGTEDSYEYSIDCIGAEPEVGMYTVSDNSVSVVFDYGDGETETAIFARSGNTLTVTIPELVDVPVEDNGDITYSFVGATLVFTKQ, from the coding sequence ATGAAAAAATTAATGATTCTTGCTGCTGCGGCACTGTTAACAGTATCTTGTTCTGATGATGATGGGGATTCAACTGGTAACGTATCAGTAAACGGAACATGGAATCTTACCGCTTTTACAACTAACGAAGCTGCTGATATTAATAACGACGGAACGGCATCAACTAATTTTATTGCTGAATCAGGGTGCTATGGTAATTCTAGTATCGTTTTTGCCAATGAAAACTCAGCAATATTCAACCTAGAAGAGCTTGATATAGAGCTTGACCTTGTTATTGGTACTGAGGATTCTTACGAATATTCTATTGATTGTATTGGAGCAGAGCCAGAAGTTGGAATGTATACTGTTTCTGACAACTCGGTATCAGTAGTTTTTGATTACGGAGATGGCGAAACTGAAACTGCAATATTTGCACGATCGGGTAATACACTAACGGTAACCATACCTGAACTTGTTGACGTACCTGTGGAGGATAACGGCGATATTACGTACTCGTTTGTAGGTGCAACACTTGTATTTACCAAACAATAA
- the rodA gene encoding rod shape-determining protein RodA, with amino-acid sequence MKNQGVSDNIDWLTVLLYILLVGLGWITIYSASLPEVTTSLLDLNQIYGKQLFFIIISIPIIIVVLTLDAKFYEKYAFIFYLFSILLLAGLFIFGKTIKGQTNWYSFGGFGLQPSEFAKITTSLMVAKYLSDIQIDLKNFNHQLVTFGIILFPVALILMQPDAGSAMIFMILIIAIYREGLPSWYLWTGFIAIVLFVGALLTKWQFILAGVLVIMALHFFMKKRTRKNPVLYITLFAAIAAFTYSVDFVYENVLESHQKDRINVLFGKEVDNKAEGYNLNQSLIAIGSGGWTGKGYLEGTQTKGKFVPEQHTDYIFTTVGEEWGFLGAILIIVLFVTLLLRILFIAERQKSSFSRTYGYCVAAILFMHFFVNIAMLINLFPTIGVPLPFFSYGGSSLFAFTILLFIFIKLDANRINEW; translated from the coding sequence ATGAAAAATCAGGGGGTAAGCGATAATATAGATTGGCTTACGGTACTACTATATATACTATTAGTAGGACTGGGGTGGATAACTATATACTCTGCATCGTTACCCGAAGTAACTACATCTTTACTGGATTTAAACCAGATATACGGTAAACAGCTATTTTTTATTATTATAAGTATTCCTATAATTATAGTGGTACTAACGTTAGATGCCAAGTTTTACGAAAAGTATGCATTTATCTTCTACTTATTTTCCATACTACTACTTGCTGGGCTCTTTATATTCGGTAAAACCATAAAAGGGCAAACCAACTGGTATTCGTTTGGTGGTTTTGGCTTGCAACCCTCGGAATTTGCTAAAATAACCACATCGTTAATGGTAGCAAAATACCTGAGCGATATACAAATAGACCTCAAAAATTTTAACCACCAACTGGTTACTTTTGGTATTATACTTTTCCCTGTAGCATTAATATTAATGCAGCCTGATGCAGGAAGTGCCATGATTTTTATGATACTCATTATAGCCATATACCGCGAGGGCTTGCCCAGTTGGTATTTATGGACAGGATTTATAGCTATTGTGCTATTTGTAGGAGCACTACTCACAAAATGGCAATTTATACTAGCAGGTGTACTGGTAATAATGGCATTACACTTTTTCATGAAAAAGCGTACCAGAAAGAATCCTGTACTGTATATAACCCTATTTGCAGCAATAGCCGCGTTTACCTATTCGGTAGATTTTGTATATGAAAACGTACTAGAGTCGCACCAGAAAGACCGAATAAACGTATTATTTGGTAAGGAGGTAGATAATAAGGCAGAAGGCTATAACCTTAACCAATCGTTAATTGCAATTGGCTCTGGCGGATGGACGGGTAAGGGCTACCTAGAAGGCACGCAAACCAAAGGGAAATTTGTACCCGAACAACATACCGATTATATTTTTACTACAGTAGGCGAAGAATGGGGCTTTTTGGGTGCTATACTTATTATTGTGTTATTTGTAACGCTATTGTTACGAATTTTATTTATTGCCGAACGCCAAAAATCGAGCTTTAGCCGAACCTACGGTTACTGTGTGGCAGCCATATTGTTTATGCACTTTTTTGTAAACATAGCTATGCTTATTAACCTTTTCCCAACTATTGGTGTACCGCTACCCTTTTTCTCGTACGGTGGGTCGAGTTTATTTGCATTTACCATACTGCTTTTTATTTTTATAAAGCTTGATGCAAATAGAATAAACGAGTGGTAA
- the mrdA gene encoding penicillin-binding protein 2 — MRKILLPALIIVGALLISAKLYYLQIIDDSYIKQSENNAIKVKYEYPERGYIYDRNGNLMVANQPSYDIMVTPKELSDNIDTLQVCRLLNVTKEYYIDKVNKARVYSPRLPSVFLAQLNKKEFAAFQEKIRRFKGFDIVKRSLRDYQIDAGANVFGYIGQVGEATIKKQPYYKSGDLIGRQGVEQVYEKELRGIKGVKYIQKDRFNREIGPFKGGIYDTIAIQGKDITLTLDSKLQQYGEALMFEKRGGIVAIEPKSGEILALVTAPTYSPSLLVGRERSNNYKKLEKDTLGIPLYDRGLLAEYPPGSPFKILTGLIGLQEEVIDENTAFTCRHGFSYGRGAFMKCHDSGSNKLHAGIYKSCNTYFANTFRLTIDKYTKPELGVEAWSKHLKSFGLGNFLGYDLPPGRRGLIPDANYYKRYYPNGGWRSSTIISNAIGQGEILMTPIQLANMMATIANKGYYYTPHIIKEIKDGEIDEKFTKKHQTTIDKHYFDPIIEGMYDVYNIGTASLLQVKDIKICGKTGTAENFTKINGVKTQLTDHSIFVAFAPKDDPKIAIAVFVENGYWGSRWAGPIATLMIEKYLKGKITRKDLEVRMLTKGLKEEYAKVTSGKPFTINK, encoded by the coding sequence ATGAGAAAGATATTATTACCCGCACTTATTATTGTTGGTGCTTTACTCATATCGGCAAAATTATACTACTTGCAAATTATTGATGATTCGTATATCAAACAATCAGAAAATAATGCTATAAAAGTTAAATACGAATATCCTGAAAGAGGGTATATATACGACAGAAACGGTAACCTAATGGTAGCCAACCAACCATCGTATGATATTATGGTTACACCTAAAGAGTTGAGTGATAATATAGATACACTACAAGTGTGCCGATTACTCAACGTTACCAAAGAGTATTATATTGATAAAGTGAATAAGGCGAGGGTATATAGCCCACGCCTACCCTCTGTATTTTTAGCACAGCTAAACAAAAAAGAATTTGCTGCTTTTCAGGAAAAAATACGTCGGTTTAAAGGGTTCGATATTGTAAAGCGTTCCTTAAGAGATTACCAGATTGATGCAGGGGCTAATGTTTTTGGATATATTGGACAGGTAGGTGAAGCGACAATAAAAAAACAGCCCTATTACAAAAGTGGTGATTTGATTGGGCGCCAAGGAGTAGAGCAAGTATACGAGAAAGAACTGCGCGGCATAAAAGGCGTAAAATACATCCAAAAAGACCGTTTTAATCGTGAAATAGGTCCGTTTAAAGGAGGTATTTATGATACTATCGCTATACAAGGTAAAGATATTACCTTAACGTTAGATAGTAAGCTACAGCAATATGGCGAAGCACTAATGTTTGAAAAGCGTGGTGGTATTGTAGCTATAGAACCCAAATCGGGAGAAATACTGGCATTAGTTACCGCACCAACCTATAGCCCTTCGTTACTCGTAGGTAGAGAACGCTCTAACAACTACAAAAAACTGGAAAAAGATACACTAGGCATACCGCTATACGATAGGGGTTTATTGGCAGAATACCCTCCAGGCTCGCCATTTAAAATATTAACAGGGCTTATTGGTTTGCAAGAAGAAGTGATTGACGAAAATACTGCTTTTACATGCCGGCATGGGTTTAGCTACGGGCGCGGTGCTTTTATGAAATGCCACGACTCGGGGAGCAATAAGCTGCACGCAGGGATATACAAATCGTGTAATACCTATTTTGCCAATACGTTTAGGCTTACTATAGATAAATATACCAAACCCGAATTGGGCGTAGAAGCATGGAGCAAGCACTTGAAAAGTTTTGGGTTAGGCAACTTTTTAGGGTATGACCTTCCGCCAGGAAGAAGAGGACTTATACCCGATGCAAATTACTACAAACGCTACTACCCGAACGGAGGTTGGAGAAGTTCGACTATTATATCAAACGCTATTGGGCAGGGCGAAATATTAATGACACCTATACAATTGGCCAATATGATGGCAACAATAGCAAATAAAGGCTACTACTATACCCCTCATATTATTAAGGAAATTAAAGATGGTGAAATAGATGAGAAGTTTACAAAAAAACACCAAACTACCATAGATAAACATTATTTTGACCCTATTATAGAGGGCATGTACGATGTGTACAACATAGGTACGGCAAGTTTGCTACAAGTAAAAGATATTAAAATTTGTGGTAAAACAGGTACTGCCGAAAACTTTACCAAAATAAATGGTGTAAAAACACAACTTACCGACCACTCTATATTTGTAGCATTTGCGCCAAAAGACGACCCTAAAATTGCTATTGCCGTTTTTGTAGAAAATGGTTATTGGGGCTCACGATGGGCAGGACCTATAGCTACATTAATGATAGAAAAATACTTAAAAGGAAAAATAACCCGAAAAGACCTTGAAGTGAGAATGCTTACTAAAGGACTTAAAGAAGAATATGCTAAAGTAACAAGCGGAAAACCTTTTACAATTAATAAATAA
- a CDS encoding rod shape-determining protein MreD encodes MNRDVVTNSVRFIVLLILQVIVFNRINLFGFVNPYPYILFILLYPVNGSRALLVFSSFLLGLGIDMFLNSGGVHAAASVTLAYMRPTIFKFSFGISYEYQTIRINDKLSSERFSFILISVILHHLILYILEIFRFSLVLDILLRSVLSAAFTLILCITIIYLTKPAKR; translated from the coding sequence ATGAATAGGGATGTAGTAACAAATAGTGTCCGCTTTATTGTTTTACTTATTTTACAAGTAATTGTATTTAACCGTATTAACCTTTTTGGGTTTGTTAACCCCTACCCCTATATACTTTTTATACTATTATACCCCGTAAACGGTAGCAGGGCTTTACTCGTGTTTTCAAGTTTTTTGTTAGGACTTGGTATCGATATGTTTCTCAATTCTGGCGGGGTACATGCCGCAGCAAGTGTTACGCTTGCCTATATGCGCCCTACCATATTTAAATTCTCCTTTGGAATAAGTTACGAGTACCAAACCATCCGAATAAACGACAAACTATCATCAGAGCGTTTTTCGTTTATACTTATATCTGTTATACTACATCATTTAATTTTATATATTTTAGAAATATTTAGGTTCAGCCTAGTACTCGATATTTTATTACGGTCGGTACTATCCGCAGCGTTTACATTAATACTATGTATTACCATTATTTATTTAACTAAACCTGCAAAACGATGA
- the surE gene encoding 5'/3'-nucleotidase SurE, whose translation MMTKKPLILVTNDDGITAPGIRTLIAVMQEIGDVVVVAPDSPQSATGHSITINNTLFVNKITKDGDATQEYSCSGTPVDSVKVAVHEILKRKPDLCVSGINHGSNSSINVIYSGTMSAAVEAGMEGIPAIGFSLCDYDWNADFEPTKTFVKQIAQEVLKNGLPDGVILNVNLPKLTAAKIKGIKVCRQAKASWQEQFDKRTNPQGRDYYWLSGEFVNMDNGEDTDEWALANGYVSIVPVQYDLTAYHAMQKINNWNF comes from the coding sequence ATAATGACTAAAAAACCACTTATACTGGTAACTAACGACGATGGTATAACGGCTCCTGGAATTAGAACGCTTATAGCGGTAATGCAAGAAATTGGTGATGTAGTGGTGGTAGCACCCGATAGTCCGCAATCGGCAACAGGACATTCCATAACCATAAACAATACACTTTTTGTAAATAAGATTACTAAAGACGGCGATGCAACACAGGAGTATAGCTGCTCGGGCACTCCTGTAGATAGTGTAAAAGTAGCAGTACACGAAATACTAAAACGTAAACCCGACCTTTGTGTTTCGGGTATTAATCATGGTTCTAACTCATCCATCAATGTAATTTACTCGGGTACCATGAGTGCTGCTGTAGAGGCAGGCATGGAAGGCATACCTGCCATTGGTTTTTCGTTATGCGATTATGATTGGAATGCTGATTTTGAACCTACAAAAACGTTTGTAAAGCAAATTGCGCAAGAGGTATTAAAAAACGGTTTACCCGATGGTGTTATACTTAATGTAAATTTACCAAAACTAACAGCCGCTAAAATTAAAGGCATAAAAGTATGCCGACAGGCAAAAGCAAGCTGGCAAGAGCAGTTTGATAAACGTACCAACCCGCAAGGAAGAGATTATTATTGGTTAAGTGGTGAATTTGTTAATATGGATAATGGCGAGGATACGGATGAATGGGCTTTGGCAAACGGATATGTATCCATCGTGCCCGTGCAATACGATTTAACAGCCTACCATGCTATGCAAAAAATTAACAACTGGAATTTTTAA